The Papaver somniferum cultivar HN1 chromosome 6, ASM357369v1, whole genome shotgun sequence genome segment TACAATCCAAAAACAGCAGCCTGTTTTCTGAGAACAAAGGCTGTAAACCTTAAAGCTGGTGCTGGCTTTATTGAACTGGCCACACTTTACAACTCTTGCACCGCCTGCGGCAGCCCAAGGTTAGTTGGACGCAAGTGCTACTTGATCTCGCACACCTCGGGAACAAGATGGCCGACCTCATTCAATTCTTACTCATCTATAGTCAAGGTTCAGTCCACAATGGATCTGTGTAAAAATTATTAGAGTACCAGGAGATGCTAGAATCCAATTTTCTCTATCAATGTTATTTGGAAGTTTTCTCTTTGAAATTCAATATGCTTCTTCCCCACAAGGAGCTAAACCTTATAATGTGTCTTGCATGCATGAATCAAGGAGTTTTTAAAAAATGCTAAATTTGATCTCATATATTATGTCTCCATGCAAATTACTATTAACATGCACATACACCTTATCTCAGACTAAAAACTGCCTCCTGTATCACTGGCTACTGCCCCCCCGATTTCCTCAAAACCCTCCAGTCTGGATTCCTGATTTTCTAGATACTCCCCCCTTCTTAAACATATTTTCATCATCAAGGTCCCACAAACCGTCTAACCTTAAGGTTGAAGTATATTGCAATATAATGCTGTTTTAAGTTGTTTGAACATTGAAGTGTCTCTTTTGAAGTGTGTATACATCAGAGGTCTATAGTCTGTGAGTGATGGAAAGTTTCAATGAAGAAGAATACTCCACAAGTATTGATGTTAAGGAAAAAGCCGAGGATAAggaagaagttgaagaagaagaagatagagatGACGAAGAGGAGGAGATTTGCATTGATGAGTTGGAGAACAGGATGTGGATGGACAAGTTACTGCTTCGAAAACTTAAGCAAAAGGAGAGTAAGAAACTTGGCACAGATGAGGATGGACTATCCAACTCGAAGGCGATAGTCAAACAAGAGCAATCACGCCGAAAGAAGATGTCAAGAGCTCAAGATGCAATTCTCAAATACATGATAAAGACAATGGATGTATGTGACGCGCAAGGCTTTGTGTACGGAATCATACCTGCAAGAGGGAAACCAGTAACCGGTTCATCTAATAATTTACGTGCATGGTGGAAAGAGAAAATTAAGTTCCATAAGACTGCTCCAGAAGCCATTGCTAAACTGATATCCCCAGTTACAACACAACTAGATGTTGAAAACGAGGCATTGGTCACTTCTTACATGCATCATCTTCAGCACTTGCAAGATACCACTCTGGGTTCTCTTTTATCAGCTTTGATGCAACATTGTGTACCTCCACAGAAGAAATTTCCGTTGGAAAAGGGTATATGTCCTCCTTGGTGGCCTACTGGGGAAGAACCATGGTGGGGAGAGCAGGGACTTTTGGCTAAAGAAGAGGGTCCCCCGCCATATAGGAAACCGCATGACCTGAAAAAAGCCTGGAAAGTGAGTACTTTAACTGCTGTTATCAAACATATGTCACCTGATTTTAAGAATGTTAGAAGGCTTGTTGTACAGTCTAAGTGTCTTCAAAATAAGATGACCGCAAAAGAGACTCTTACTTGGTCCAATATTGTGACTCAAGAAGAAGCTCTATGCGATCATCTCAATGATTCTcttaatatttcatgttcttcagctATGAAAGAAAAGGAAGAGGAGGATGATTTCAACAGCATTCATTCAATTATCAGCGATGAAGTAGAACGAGATGGGTTTAGTATGAGTTACGGAGAGAAGAGAAAACCGGAAATCGATCATCAACTGGAAGTTGATCTTATTTACACTTGCCAGAACAAGGAGTGTCCACAGAGTGTTATGGAGTTTGGTTTTGCTCACAAGAACACCAGGACTGATCATGAATCTGTATGCGTTTATCGGGCTGAGAATAATGCGATTAATTTTGCATCAACAAGTGATGAAAGGCATGTAGATCGGATGTTGCATAAAAGTAGCTCAGGAGGGTCTAGTACTGGTAGTAATACAACACCTACCAGTGAGCTTCAGGAAGTGCTTGCCGATGTAGCAGGCAATAATGGAATTCCAGGTGGCCAGCAAGGTAGAGTTGAAGATCATCCTTATATAGAAGTAGCATTTGAGAggcaaagagaagaaattacacCAACTTATGGTACAGACATAGAAGAGATTCTATCACAAAATCAAGAAGAAACCTCAATCTGGGATATGAAATTTGTCTGGGATTTGGATGAGAACTGATTTGCAACTGTTTAAGGTATTCTCCTTTTATAATCTGTAATGTACTTTCGAATATTTTTTAAACTTTAGTTGCTAATCCATAATAACAAGACATCCGCTTGTGCTGTGCGATGTCGTAAATGTACCAGTCTTTGTACCGACACTTGTTCTACTGAAGTGAAATTTTCGGTGCAGATTTCTAAAACAAGTTAACGTAAACAgaactatttttattttgtgaaaATAGAGGAACAAACGAAGTATATACTCACTccctaatataaaattaagttgACAAATTCCCTACACCAACATTTACTCTTGTACTTGTTACCAAGGCATTGAAAGCGTGAACTCTTTTCTATATTTGGGAACCGAACGTAGGTTGACTCGTGGAGCAGTATTTCATGGTTGGCAGTGAACTGTTAAATATAAGACTTGGTATAAGTATGTAAACATTTACTCCCACTAATCTTTTGCCAATGACCATGTAAAATAACGGTTGAGCACTCGCATGTTACACACGAGGTGGTAGGTTCTTTGAATCCCAGTaacctttttttaatttttagaagtaTTATTTCTTGAAGTTTGACTATTTTGCGCTTGTGATTTTGGTCTAAATTATTCACTAAACGCCTCTCATTCCAAACGTTTTATAAATACGAGTCGGAGCCTTTCCGAAAAAATTGGAACGAAGCGTGAAGCGTACGCCTTTTAAAAACCATGCTTGTTatagaaaagaaaactcaaaaacTGGACATGCACAAAGTCGAGTACCTAAAATAGCTTGACCTGATCAAaccataccaaaagaaaattcagaaacCGGTACCTAAAACGACTTAACCTTATCAATCTATACCAAATTTGTAATAAGAAGAATGTCCAGCTTTCTTATATATCCATTATAGTACAAGGATATCGATTCCATTATGATTTTTATAACCCGGTAAAAATCAGAAGCTGATGTGAAAAAGATATAAGGCTTATCAACCGCAGAATTTTAAAATTCTCATACTATATGGGACTAATTTAATAATTTCAACAAGCTCCCTCACGTGTAACCTTGTTGGATTTAACATGTGAGACTAatataataatctcaacacgcctccTCAAGTTTAACCTTGTCAGATCTAACACGTGGATATTAAATCGGGTGATGCAACAAAAGTGGTGCGGTCAAATTACTCATCACTCGTCACAAATTGCATGCTCTATTACCA includes the following:
- the LOC113290453 gene encoding putative ETHYLENE INSENSITIVE 3-like 4 protein, with the protein product MESFNEEEYSTSIDVKEKAEDKEEVEEEEDRDDEEEEICIDELENRMWMDKLLLRKLKQKESKKLGTDEDGLSNSKAIVKQEQSRRKKMSRAQDAILKYMIKTMDVCDAQGFVYGIIPARGKPVTGSSNNLRAWWKEKIKFHKTAPEAIAKLISPVTTQLDVENEALVTSYMHHLQHLQDTTLGSLLSALMQHCVPPQKKFPLEKGICPPWWPTGEEPWWGEQGLLAKEEGPPPYRKPHDLKKAWKVSTLTAVIKHMSPDFKNVRRLVVQSKCLQNKMTAKETLTWSNIVTQEEALCDHLNDSLNISCSSAMKEKEEEDDFNSIHSIISDEVERDGFSMSYGEKRKPEIDHQLEVDLIYTCQNKECPQSVMEFGFAHKNTRTDHESVCVYRAENNAINFASTSDERHVDRMLHKSSSGGSSTGSNTTPTSELQEVLADVAGNNGIPGGQQGRVEDHPYIEVAFERQREEITPTYGTDIEEILSQNQEETSIWDMKFVWDLDEN